In Ischnura elegans chromosome 9, ioIscEleg1.1, whole genome shotgun sequence, the following proteins share a genomic window:
- the LOC124165577 gene encoding uncharacterized protein LOC124165577: MGTGGGPYTKPPNTDPLLEMAVPYISYHIPNTGDSDNIDYDSSEGAPSPSNATTTIHPSTSSSSCKNTDTPTSILSPAPLPPCTSPQPHTNANSEHHPATIHPPTKRAIVNSEFDARTKRCKVICEGEEEILKMRKEAALMDINIKKIELEIGNKKLIHQEKIQEIELRDKMEEYALNQAIREKRRSECGLPPCTTEYNNTSSKM; this comes from the exons ATGGGCACTGGTGGAGGGCCTTACACCAAGCCCCCCAATACTGATCCCTTGCTGGAGATGGCAGTGCCATACATTTCTTACCACATACCAAACACTGGGGATAGTGACAATATAGATTATGATAGTAGTG AAGGAGCTCCATCCCCCTCAAATGCCACCACCACCATCCATCCATCAACATCATCCAGTTCTTGCAAAAATACAGACACACCTACATCCATACTCTCACCAGCACCACTACCACCCTGTACTTCACCTCAGCCACACACCAATGCTAACTCTGAACACCATCCAGCAACCATCCACCCACCCACTAAAAGAGCCATAGTTAATTCTGAATTTGATGCCAGGACAAAAAGATGTAAAGTTATATGTGAAggtgaagaggaaatattgaagatgAGAAAAGAGGCAGCCCtaatggatataaatattaagaaaatagaacttgaaataggaaataaaaaattgattcaccaggaaaaaatacaagaaatcGAATTAAGAGATAAAATGGAGGAGTATGCTCTAAATCAG GCTATCCGGGAAAAAAGGAGATCAGAGTGTGGTTTACCACCTTGCACTACTGAATATAATAATACATCCAGCAAAATGTAA